Part of the Desulfolutivibrio sulfoxidireducens genome is shown below.
TCTGATGCCGCAGCGTGGCCCCGAAACGCCGTATGGCCCCGCTGTCCTTCAGGCGCGCCAGAAGCGCCAGCACCTCGGCCTCGGTCGTTCCGGCGGCCTCGGCCATGTCCGCATACGGCGTGGCCGAATCCGGAAGATCGGCCTGAGCGATACGCAATATCCGCCGCTCGGCCTCGGTGAATTCCGGTTTTTTCCCCTTTCGCGCGCTCATGCCGATCACCCCTTTGGCCGGTCATCAAAGGCTTTGTCCTTATCCGCTTCATGTGCTAGATGCAACCGGACCCGCCTCGCCCCAAAACGCCCCGCGACATCCCCGCGGACACGCGGGCACGGCGGCGTTCCCGGGAAATCCCAGCCATGGGCCTTTCCCGGGCATCATCCGGAGGACTTCATGAAGATCGCGGTCATCGGCGGAGGAAGCTGGGGCACCACCCTGGCCGACATGCTGGCCAAAAAAGGCCTCACCGCGCGGCTTTGGGTCCGCGAACAGGCGGTGATGAACGAGATCCGCACCCGCCACGAAAACACCTGGTACCTGCCCGGACGCACGCTGGCGCCAAACCTCGACGTCAGCACCGACCCGGCGCACATCGCCGACGGCGTCAAACACTTCCTGTTCGCCGTGCCCTGCCAGTTCATCCGCCACGCCTACACCCGGTTTTTCAAATACCTGCCCAGGAACCCGGCCATCATCTGCGCCAGCAAGGGCATCGAGCTGGACACCCTCATGCCCATGTCCGACGTCTGCGAGGACGTGCTCGGGCCGCTCAAACCCCGCTTCGCCATGCTCTCGGGGCCGTCCTTCGCCTTTGAGGTCATCCGCGAGATCCCGACTGCCGTCACCCTTGGTTGCGCCCACAAAAAAACCGGCAAGGATGTCCAGCAGGCCCTGTCCACGCCCTATTTCCGGGTCTACACCAACCCCGACGTGCGTGGCGTGGAACTGGGAGGGGCCATCAAAAACATCATCGCCATCGCCTCGGGCGTGGCCGACGGTCTGGGCTTCGGCGGCAACGCCCGGGCCGCCCTGATCACCCGGGGCCTCAAGGAAATGAGCCGGCTGGGCCAGGCCATGGGCGCGGACACGGCGACCTTCATGGGCCTGTCGGGCCTGGGCGACCTGGTGCTCACCTGCACCGGGGACTTAAGCCGCAACCGGCAGGTGGGCATGCGCCTGGCCAAGGGGCAAAAGCTCCTCGACATCCTGGGCGAGATGAAAATGGTGGCCGAGGGCGTCAAAACCACCGAGGCGGTCTATGCCCTGGGCGAAAAGCTCAAGGTGGAACTGCCCATCACCGAACAGGTCCAGGCCATCCTCTACCGCGACCAGGACCCGGCCCAGGCCGTGCATACCCTCATGACCCGGACCCTCAAGGACGAATGACGTTCCGGGAGCCGCTCCATGCGCATGCCGGACGTGGTCCGTCCCCTTGACGAGGCGGCCATCATGGCTATTTTTCGAGACGACGCAGGCCCCGTCCGCGAGGTTTGCCGAAAAGGAGATGGATATGTCCGATGAACGGTTTTGCCCGCATTGCGGAAAACGGCTCGAATCGTGGGTCGGCCCTCCCGAATCCGGATGGGGGGAGCTTTTGGTGTGCAACAACAATGACTGCGTCTATTACACGGGGTCGCAGGCCGACATCCGGCACAAGGACGAGGACAACCACCTTGGCTGCCGGTACGCCGAAAATCCCGACAACGGCTACAAGCCCTTCGCCATCCTGGCCTGGCTGCCGAATGTGTGAGCCTCCGGGGGGACCTGGAGACGAAAAAAACCGGTTCCCGAGGGAGCCGGTTTTTTTTCGTCCTTCGCCCTGCCGCGCTACCGCTTCAAAGAGTTCTTTTATTCCAATGAGTTATCACAAATTCGGCAAAGCTCGCCGGATTGCCTTGAAGCCCTCTCCCCGCAGTGGTATCGTGTTTTTTGAACGTCCGCGGGCGGACGTTTGCCGCAATGGGGAGGGGAGGACCCAAAGCGGCGGCTTTCAAGGCAACCTCGCTCTCGCCTTCAAGAAAAGCAATGAACCATATCGACATCACGCGTCGCGGGCAGTGTCTGTGCGCCCGCTTGGCCGGGGACTTCGCCGATAACGCGGCCCGGGACATCGACGCCGCCCTGTTGGGCGTCGCCGAGGCTCCGACGCTGGTCCTGGATTTATCGGACGCCGCAAGCCTTGGCGGGGCGGGCATCGCCTACCTGATCCGGTTGCAGACCCGGCTTTCCACCCGGGGCGGCACGCTTTTCCTGCACGCCTTGTCCGATGCCGTGGCCCAGGAACTGGCCATCCGCGATCTGACGGATTTTTTCCGGGTGGTGGAGGAATGGGACGAGGACATGGGCGAGGAAATGCTCCCGCTGCTCGCGGTCCGCTGACCACCCGCCCGAATATGGCCTTTTGCCCGGGAAGGCCCCCACCCCGAAAAAGGCTTCTCCCGGATACCGCGCCCCACCGGCAAGCCGAAACAGGGGTGAAACCCGCCCCGTCAGCCCCTGGCCGTCGGCGAGGACATGACGATATCGCCGTCGACGTAGCGAAAAAGCACGTCCCTGGCCCCGTCCGGGGCATCCAGCGACGTCTCGCCGATGCCGATCTCCACATTGGCCCCGACCACGCCCGGCACGATGACCCGGCAAACCGAAAAATCCTCGCCGCCATGGCGGTTGAGCCACAACCTGTGGCGCAGGATATGATACGCGGCCAGCTTTTTTTCCATTTCCTCGAGTTCCGCCGCCGCCTCGCTCCCCAAACGGCCTCCGGGGCCTCCCTCCCGGCGTAGCGACAGCACCCGTTCGGTGACCCGCTGGATCTTTCGCCGCAGGGAACGGTCCTTGGAGATCAACTCCGGGTCGTACCCCAAAAGAAGCCTGGTCTGGGTGCGAAGGCCTCCGCCAAGCGCCTCGCCCACGTAGACCGCCCCCGCGCAGGTGGCCGTGCCGCCCACCAGCCGTTCCTTCACCGCCAGCTTCCCGCCCACGTAGAGGTGGCACAGCATGCTTGAGCCGTCCACGAGCAGATTTTTCCCGGCGTGCAGTTCCGCGTTCTCGCAAAACCGCGTCCGCAGGTTCGCGCCGGCCCGGATGACCGCGTTGTCCGAGCCCTTGATCCCGGCCTCGGCCGAAACCGATCCCGAGGCCCGGATCCTGGCCCCCTCCACCAGTCCCTTGACCGTCACGTTGCGGCCCACCACCTCGAATCCGGCCCGGATGCCCCCCTCCACCACCACGTCGCCCACGAACACGATGTTGCCGGTGTGGAATCCCACGTCCCCGGGCACCACCAGATTGCGCCGAACCATGATCCGGCCACTGTCGAAGGCCACGTAGCCGTTGACCGAGGCCACCAGCCGGTCCGGGTTCCCCGGGTCCGGCGTGCAGCCCAGGCCGTAGGGGAAAACCTTCTCGGTGAAAAAGGCCCTTCGGTCGGCGCCGGCCGGGGCTCGATCCGCCGGGAGCCACTCGGCCAGCACCTCCCCGGCCAGAACATTCTGCACGTACCCCAGATCGTAAAGATCCACAGTGCCGTCCTGCCGGCGTCTGGGCGTGAGCGTGCGACGGTCGAAAGCGGGATCGAAATGAAACTTGAGATAGTGCCGCATAAAAGACCGCGCTTGTACGTCTGTTTCGGGGCCATGTTGTCCGGGTGCCCGCAAGCCGCCCGCCGGCTCGCCAACTGGCTTTGATTCCGGCTTAATTCATCTCTATCCGGACCCGGACAATTGCACAAGATGTAAGCCGTACGCGCCCCCTTATCGCCGGATCGTCCACCACCGGAACCCGTTGACGGGTATGGTCGAATACCGTACGTTCCGGGCTCATTTTCAAGTCCGACCGGACTTCGCGTCACCTCAAATATCGGGAACTTCAGAGCATGGAAACCTTACGCACCCTGCCGGGCGACGATGTCCGGCAAATCATGTGGCGCTACGCCGACCGCTTCGACCTCCAGATGGCCGTCCAGTCCTCCCGCGCCGTGGCCCGGGGCCTGGTGGCCAGGATCGTGGCCGAAGGCGCCCGCCACACCCACGAATGGACCCCACAAAAAGCCAAGCTGCTTCAGGCCTTCGACGAATCCGGCATCACCGCCGTGTTCCTCGACCCCCACCAGGGCGGCTATATCGAGGGACCAAAGAACATGGGGCTGGCCCTGGTGGCCTTCGAACTCTCCTGGGTCGACGCCGGCTCGGCCACCTGCTCTCTGGCCGGAAACCTGGCCCTGTCCCCCATTCACGAGCGCGGCACCCCTGAGCAGCGCGACCACTACATGAGCCTGTGCGCCCCGGCCCAGCCCGGCGAGGACCGCAAACCCTGGCGCGGGGCCTTCGCCCTGACCGAACCCCTGCCCTACGTGGGCGTGGACACCGGTGTTCTGTGCGGCCGGGTGCGCGTGGCCTCCTGGGAAGAGGGACAGGAACCCATGCTCGCGGTCGAAAAACGCGGCCGGTTCATCACCGGCATGGACTTCGCCAATTTCGTCACCGCCGCCGTGGAAACCGGCGACCCGCGCATCAAGACCTCGTGCATGGTCATTCTGGAGGAGTCCGACCCCGGTATCTTCGACCGCGGCGCGCCCACCCTCAAGATGGTCCACCAGCTTTCCTCCACCCGCGACCCGGTCCTGTCCCTGACCGTCCCGGCCAGCAGGATCATCGGCGGCTATACCATAAAAGACGGGGTCATCGTCCCCAACTACACCCACGGCGAGATCATCGCCGCCGTGTTCCATCGCACCCGGGTCACCGTGGCGCTTATGACCACGGCCAAACTCCTCTCGGCCGTCGAACCGGTCATCCGCTACCAGCGCGCCCGCTTCCGGGGCGGCGACGCCTGCACCGAGGGTTCTCCCAAATACGAATTCGGCCTCCAGCAGAAACAGGACGCCGTGCACCGCCTGGCCGACGTGTGGGCCGCCGGCGAGGCCAGCGCCTCGCTCGGATTCGCCACGGCGCGACTCTTCGATCTCCTCGACCCCACGGAAAAGGCCAAGGAACAGGCCCTGGCCGACATGGGCGTCCAGGGCGTGCGCGCCCAACTCATGGCCGTGCGCAAGGTCCAACCCAAGGCCCTGGAATACCTCGACCTGCTCTTCTCCCCGGCCGACACCCGCGACGAGGCCCGCCTGGCCGAACTGGCCGCCGACCCCCTGGTGCTCTATACCGTGCTCGAGGCCGAGGCCTCGGTCCTGTGTCCGGCCTGCAAGCTGTGGAACACCGGCTACGGCGCGGTCATGATGCGCGAGGCCGTGGCCCTTATGGGCGGCTACGGCATCACCGAGGACTGCCCGGGCTTTCTCTTCCACAAATGGACCGACTGCCAGCTCGAGGCCACCTACGAGGGTCCCGAGGCCGTGCAGCGCCGCCAGCTTTCCGCCACCATGGTCAACGAAATCTTCCTGGCCCTGACGCGCCACTACGTCGACGAACTCGAAACCCTGCACGCCGCCCGCCCGGACCTCGGGGCCGCCAGCCTGGCCGCCGGGTTCAGGCTGTGGCTGTGGACCCTGGACTTCCTGCTGGCCTCGAAGGACGCCGACGGCAACCGCCTGTACCACGGCAAACGCCAGGGCGTGACCTTCCCCCTGGCCGACGCCCTGTGCTGGCTGGTGGCCACACGCCTGCAAATCCTCGACGTGGTGGAACTGGCCGAAAAGGGACCGGAAAACCCCATCCTGGCCGAGGGCCTGGACGGCACCGTGGCCTTCCTCGGCGACCTTTCCCGCATCCACGCCGCCAAGGCCGCCGCCGAGGTTGGCCGGATCACAAGCCTTCTGGTCAACGGCTTCGCCGCCCCGGACGCCGACACAACGACCTTCGACGCCCTGCGCCTGGCCGTGGACAAATCCCTGGCCGGAACCGGCCAGGCCAAAGACCGCGCCGCCGACGCCCTGACCAAGGTCATGATCCCGGAGGCGCTCGATTACCCGATGTAGGACGACCGGGGAGGGGGCTTCACCCCCTCCCCGGACCCCACCCCCGCCCGGGGGAAATCATTTCCCCCGGACCCCCTGGCATCCGGGCGTCATCCGCCGAAGCTTCGCTTCGGCGGATGACGCCCGGAAAGCCAGAATGACCGGAGAACGTGATTGCTCCCGAGCGTGGACGCGAAGCGCGAAAAAGTTTTTTGAAGGGGGGTCCAGGGGGGAAACTTTTTTTCAAAAAAGTTTCCCCCCTGGCCGCCGGAGGCAATACCATGGATGTCGAACGCCAGGTGATGGACGCGGACATGGTGTGTGTCGGGTTCGGTCCGGCAGTGGGCGGTTTTCTGACCACGTTGTGTCGCGGGCTGGTGGATGAAAGCGGCGCTCCCGTGGTGGAGAGCGCGGCCATGCCCGGCATGCCGCCCCAGGTGATCTGCTACGAACGGGCCGACGACATCGGGTTCGGGGTGTCCGGGGTGGTCAGCCGGGCCAGGGGGATACGGGCCTCGTTCCCTGGGTTCGACCCGGTGATGGTGCCGCTGTGCACCAGGGTGAGGGAAGAACGGGTGGCCTATCTGCTCGATCCGATCGGCGTGAGCCGCAGGCCGAGGATGGTACGCCTGAAGGACCGGGCGATACGGGCGCTGGGGAAGCGGCTGCCGTGGTTCGCCCACGAGGCTGTGGAGCTGCCGTACATTCCGCCGTTTCTGGCCAAGCATGACGGATTTGCATTTTCCCTGGGCCAGTTCAACCAGTGGGTGGGAGGCGAGATCATGGGCTCGGGGCTGGCCCAGATCTGGCCGTCCACGCCCGTGGCCGGGCCGCTCATCGAGAACGGCGCCGTGGTTGGCGTCAGGCTGGCGGACCAGGGCGTAGACAAAAAGGGCGCGCCGGACGCCGGGTACATGCCGGGCATGGACGTGCGCGCGCCGCTGACCGTGGTCGGGGATGGGCCGGTGGGGCCGGTGGGCCGGGCCATCGATGACGCTTTCGGGATGCCCGCCGGACATCATCGCCGGGAATGGGCCGTGGGCATGAAGCTGGTGGTGGATCTGCCCGAGGGCTGCGAACTTTCCGAGGGCACGGTGTTGCATACCTTCGGCTATCCCGAGCCGGAAATTTTCGGATTCCTGTATGTGTTGCCGGACCGGGTGGCCTCGCTGGGCATCTTCGTGCCCTCGTGGTTCGACAACCCGGTACGCACGGCCTACCGCTACCTGCAGCACTGGATGCAGCACCCCTACCTGTGGCGGCACCTGAAAGGCGGCCGGCTGCGGTCCTTCGGGGCCAAGAGCCTTTTGGAATCCGGGCGGCGGGGGGAGCCGTTCTTGGTGGGCAACGGCTATGCGCGCATCGGCGAGGGTTCGGGCTCGACCAACGTGCTCACGGGCTCGGGCGTGGACGAGGCCTGGATGACCGGGGTGCAACTGGCCGAGGCGGTGCTGGAACTGGCCAAGGCGGGCCGGCCGTACACCAAGGAAAATCTGGAGGCCGCCTACGCGGCCAGACGCCGGGCCTCCTGGGTCGAGGCCGAGGCCAAGGTGGCCGAGAAGGCCCGCGACGGGTTCACCGAGGGATTTCTGCAGGGGCTTATGGGCATGGGCCTGGCCGGGTTCAGCAAGGGCAAGGTGTACTGGCCGGGGGTGTCGCGGCGGGTGCATGAGCGCATCCCGAGCCTGGAGACGTATTTTGCGGACCGCATTCCGACGGCCGAGATCGCGCGGATTCGGGCCGAGTGCGCGCAAAAGGGGCTGTCGCTTCACGACGCCCTCATGGACCGGGTGGGCTGGCCGCCCATCGAATACGACGGCGAGCTTCTGGTGTCGCATCAGGACGCCCTGCTTCTCGGCGGCAAGGTCCAGGCCAATCCGGGCTACGCCGACCATGTGGTCTTTGCCGACCCCGGGGTCTGCGGCCGGTGCGACACGAAAATCTGTATCGAGGCCTGCTCCGGGCAGGCCATCACGGTCAATCCCGAGGGCGGCGCGCCGCTTTTCGACCGGGAAAAGTGCGTCCACTGCGGGGCCTGCCTGTGGAACTGCTCCAGGCCGCATCCCCGGAATCCGGAAAAGACCAACGTGGAGTTTCGGGCCGGCTCCGGCGGCCTGCATTCAGTGGAGAACTAGGACGAGCACGCCTGTGACGCCCCGGAAAGATGCGGAAGCGACCGGGAGCGGCGAGATGCACAAGGGAGACATGGTATGAGCACGGGATTTCACATCGTGGTGTGCGGCGGCATCGTGCCCGATCCGCTGCAGACCCTCGAACCGGTGACCACCCCGGCCGGGCCGGGACTCAAAAACGAGATGATGCTGCCGGCCATTCTCGATCCCTGGGCCTCCCACGCCCTGTTCGAGGCCGCGCACCTGGCCGGGAAAGTCCCGGACAGCAAGGTGTGGCTGGTGAGCCTGGGCCCCAAGGCCAAGCTGCAGCAGGTCATGATGTCCGTGGCCCAGAAGGCCCCCTTCGAACTGGTGGTCTGCGACGGCCCGGCCGGGGGCTTCGTGGAGTCGGCGGACGTGGCCGAGGCGTTGGCCTTGGCCATCGAGGGCATCCCCGGGCTGGACAAATCGCGGCTTCTGGTCTTCGGCGGCTGGCAATCGGCCTCGCGCGGGGCCGGGACCACCTTGCAGACGGTGGGCGAGCGGCTTGGCGTCACCGAGCAGTTCCAGGGCGTGGACAGGCTGGCCGTGGGACAGGACGGGTCGCTGGAGATCATGGAGCGCGTGGAGGGCGGCGCCTATCAGGTCTCGGTGTGCCAGGGCGCGCCGGCGGTCCTTGGCTGGGCCACCGGGGAGCTTCCCGAGCCACCGAACAACCCCCAGGTGGGCATGCGGAACATGCGCCTGATCATGCCCGCCCTGCAAAAGGCCAAACCGGCCAAGGCCGGCATCGAGGGCGTGACCTTCGCCTCGGTGGAATTGCCCAAACAGCGCCGGGAGACGCGCATCGTCAAGGACACCCCGGCCGAGGACATCGCCAGGGAGATCCTGGCCTGGCTGAACGCCTGATCCGGACCACCGGACCGACGCGACAACATCGATTTCCGTGACGATCGGGGGGGAGCGCGCCTCCATCCCCTGATCATCGGAGGCCTATCCATGGAAAAGATTCTTTTTCTCGCCCATACCGAGACCGACGGCGGGCTGTCCAAGGCCAGCCTGGAGGCGCTCACGGCCGCCAAAACCCTGGCCGGGGAACTCGGCTGCGGCTTCGGCGCGGCCCTTTTCGGCGCGGACGTGGCCGACGCGGCCAACGCCCTGGCCGGATGCGGGGCCACGGCCATGTACGGCGCGGCCGGGCAGGCCTTCGGCCAGGCCCGCTACGCCACGGACGCGGCCGCGATCACGGCGCTTTGCCAGGCGGTCGGGGCCACCATCGTGGTCTGCGCCGACGACTCGCGCCTGTCCCGGGCCGTGCCTGGCGCGGCCCACCGTTTGGGCGGCCGGGTGGACGCCCACGTCACGGCCCTCGCGGCCAGGGACGGCAAGGCCTTTCTCGTGCGCTGGTACTACCGGCAGCGCATGTCCGCCGAGATGACCCGGGAGCAGCGGCCATGGTTCGTGACCGTGTCCGGCGGGGTATTCGAGGCCCATGCCGTAACGCCGGGACAGGCGGCCCTGAGCGTCGTGGACGTTCCGGACGCGACCTCGCGGACCACGGTCAAGGAAATTCTCACGCCCTCCGCCGACGAGCAGACCATCCGGCCGGACGCGGCGCTTCTGTTCGTGGCCGGCGCGGGCTGGACCAAGAAGCAGGCCGACGGACAGCCCCATGTGGCCGAGGCCGGGGAGATCATTCTTGGGTTCACCGCCAAGGCCCAGGCCTCGCTTGGCAGCAGCAAGTCCCTGGTGGACATGGGCGGCGAGGGCCAGGCGATTTTGCCGTTTCTCACCCACCTGCACCAGGTGGGCCAGACCGGGGCCACGCCGCGCCATCCCAAA
Proteins encoded:
- a CDS encoding STAS domain-containing protein, which encodes MNHIDITRRGQCLCARLAGDFADNAARDIDAALLGVAEAPTLVLDLSDAASLGGAGIAYLIRLQTRLSTRGGTLFLHALSDAVAQELAIRDLTDFFRVVEEWDEDMGEEMLPLLAVR
- a CDS encoding electron transfer flavoprotein subunit alpha/FixB family protein gives rise to the protein MEKILFLAHTETDGGLSKASLEALTAAKTLAGELGCGFGAALFGADVADAANALAGCGATAMYGAAGQAFGQARYATDAAAITALCQAVGATIVVCADDSRLSRAVPGAAHRLGGRVDAHVTALAARDGKAFLVRWYYRQRMSAEMTREQRPWFVTVSGGVFEAHAVTPGQAALSVVDVPDATSRTTVKEILTPSADEQTIRPDAALLFVAGAGWTKKQADGQPHVAEAGEIILGFTAKAQASLGSSKSLVDMGGEGQAILPFLTHLHQVGQTGATPRHPKGLATCCHGEEPHVVGWRFIGERRAVNLDANCGWAQGKCDVLYVADAFAVMRAVNEMLG
- a CDS encoding NAD(P)H-dependent glycerol-3-phosphate dehydrogenase, translated to MKIAVIGGGSWGTTLADMLAKKGLTARLWVREQAVMNEIRTRHENTWYLPGRTLAPNLDVSTDPAHIADGVKHFLFAVPCQFIRHAYTRFFKYLPRNPAIICASKGIELDTLMPMSDVCEDVLGPLKPRFAMLSGPSFAFEVIREIPTAVTLGCAHKKTGKDVQQALSTPYFRVYTNPDVRGVELGGAIKNIIAIASGVADGLGFGGNARAALITRGLKEMSRLGQAMGADTATFMGLSGLGDLVLTCTGDLSRNRQVGMRLAKGQKLLDILGEMKMVAEGVKTTEAVYALGEKLKVELPITEQVQAILYRDQDPAQAVHTLMTRTLKDE
- a CDS encoding acyl-CoA dehydrogenase family protein — encoded protein: METLRTLPGDDVRQIMWRYADRFDLQMAVQSSRAVARGLVARIVAEGARHTHEWTPQKAKLLQAFDESGITAVFLDPHQGGYIEGPKNMGLALVAFELSWVDAGSATCSLAGNLALSPIHERGTPEQRDHYMSLCAPAQPGEDRKPWRGAFALTEPLPYVGVDTGVLCGRVRVASWEEGQEPMLAVEKRGRFITGMDFANFVTAAVETGDPRIKTSCMVILEESDPGIFDRGAPTLKMVHQLSSTRDPVLSLTVPASRIIGGYTIKDGVIVPNYTHGEIIAAVFHRTRVTVALMTTAKLLSAVEPVIRYQRARFRGGDACTEGSPKYEFGLQQKQDAVHRLADVWAAGEASASLGFATARLFDLLDPTEKAKEQALADMGVQGVRAQLMAVRKVQPKALEYLDLLFSPADTRDEARLAELAADPLVLYTVLEAEASVLCPACKLWNTGYGAVMMREAVALMGGYGITEDCPGFLFHKWTDCQLEATYEGPEAVQRRQLSATMVNEIFLALTRHYVDELETLHAARPDLGAASLAAGFRLWLWTLDFLLASKDADGNRLYHGKRQGVTFPLADALCWLVATRLQILDVVELAEKGPENPILAEGLDGTVAFLGDLSRIHAAKAAAEVGRITSLLVNGFAAPDADTTTFDALRLAVDKSLAGTGQAKDRAADALTKVMIPEALDYPM
- a CDS encoding FapA family protein, with amino-acid sequence MRHYLKFHFDPAFDRRTLTPRRRQDGTVDLYDLGYVQNVLAGEVLAEWLPADRAPAGADRRAFFTEKVFPYGLGCTPDPGNPDRLVASVNGYVAFDSGRIMVRRNLVVPGDVGFHTGNIVFVGDVVVEGGIRAGFEVVGRNVTVKGLVEGARIRASGSVSAEAGIKGSDNAVIRAGANLRTRFCENAELHAGKNLLVDGSSMLCHLYVGGKLAVKERLVGGTATCAGAVYVGEALGGGLRTQTRLLLGYDPELISKDRSLRRKIQRVTERVLSLRREGGPGGRLGSEAAAELEEMEKKLAAYHILRHRLWLNRHGGEDFSVCRVIVPGVVGANVEIGIGETSLDAPDGARDVLFRYVDGDIVMSSPTARG
- a CDS encoding electron transfer flavoprotein subunit beta/FixA family protein: MSTGFHIVVCGGIVPDPLQTLEPVTTPAGPGLKNEMMLPAILDPWASHALFEAAHLAGKVPDSKVWLVSLGPKAKLQQVMMSVAQKAPFELVVCDGPAGGFVESADVAEALALAIEGIPGLDKSRLLVFGGWQSASRGAGTTLQTVGERLGVTEQFQGVDRLAVGQDGSLEIMERVEGGAYQVSVCQGAPAVLGWATGELPEPPNNPQVGMRNMRLIMPALQKAKPAKAGIEGVTFASVELPKQRRETRIVKDTPAEDIAREILAWLNA
- a CDS encoding 4Fe-4S ferredoxin, translated to MDVERQVMDADMVCVGFGPAVGGFLTTLCRGLVDESGAPVVESAAMPGMPPQVICYERADDIGFGVSGVVSRARGIRASFPGFDPVMVPLCTRVREERVAYLLDPIGVSRRPRMVRLKDRAIRALGKRLPWFAHEAVELPYIPPFLAKHDGFAFSLGQFNQWVGGEIMGSGLAQIWPSTPVAGPLIENGAVVGVRLADQGVDKKGAPDAGYMPGMDVRAPLTVVGDGPVGPVGRAIDDAFGMPAGHHRREWAVGMKLVVDLPEGCELSEGTVLHTFGYPEPEIFGFLYVLPDRVASLGIFVPSWFDNPVRTAYRYLQHWMQHPYLWRHLKGGRLRSFGAKSLLESGRRGEPFLVGNGYARIGEGSGSTNVLTGSGVDEAWMTGVQLAEAVLELAKAGRPYTKENLEAAYAARRRASWVEAEAKVAEKARDGFTEGFLQGLMGMGLAGFSKGKVYWPGVSRRVHERIPSLETYFADRIPTAEIARIRAECAQKGLSLHDALMDRVGWPPIEYDGELLVSHQDALLLGGKVQANPGYADHVVFADPGVCGRCDTKICIEACSGQAITVNPEGGAPLFDREKCVHCGACLWNCSRPHPRNPEKTNVEFRAGSGGLHSVEN